One segment of Daphnia magna isolate NIES linkage group LG2, ASM2063170v1.1, whole genome shotgun sequence DNA contains the following:
- the LOC116917776 gene encoding E3 ubiquitin-protein ligase AMFR gives MPVLLLERLPLPSLEAYAVVSVSLLAWSLHYAAEKTLDSEWRLQFIETRNISQDTPNTLQVYISTLLSRYWLSSRAQDIVSFSIQDSLCIWTVVNMAYCILVLFGNWLQKQVFGELRVSELQHIKDKFWNFVFYKFIFIFGIINVQSMEGVILWGSWFSVIGFLHIHAQLCQDRFEYLSMTPCTPRHRHLRLLILLGSILVSSGILFLVCLAVGQRAGWITFALVAPECVLLALRTSHVIARYILYLQSFQPPVHQLSQGWSPASYYVELTVEISCLVVDLAHHIHMLVRANMLLSMASLVIFMQLRVLYEQLCGRLRRHGNYRRMLQIVQTSCPLEQRYFELESEWEDNKCAICWEAAAVARRLPCGHHFHHGCLLHWLEQDPTCPTCRRQLLEDDSKNGIPGLQSRSRENASLTSWTSWSRLLQQNADASLGSGSENSQLEGLAEQVLQMFPDYSFGVLIDDLRQTGSLDLTVENILDGRLLPTLPSFQQEPSLLTLPTFVTKEGNSCESSEEPEKIFVDDPNERQKILHFRKHDLIEEARNRFLQRQVVNSVSPNLES, from the exons ATGCCCGTCTTATTACTTGAGCGGTTACCCCTCCCGAGCTTAGAAGCTTACGCGGTAGTCAGTGTTTCTCTCTTAGCTTGGTCTCTTCATTATGCTGCAGAAAAAACTCTAGACTCTGAATGGAGGTTGCAATTTATTGAAACGAGAAACATTAGCCAAGATACTCCAAATACGCTGCAAGTGTACATTTCAACCCTCTTGTCTCGTTACTGGCTAAGTTCCAGAGCTCAAGATATTGTCTCGTTTTCTATTCAAGACAGTTTATGCATTTGG ACTGTTGTGAACATGGCTTACTGCATTCTTGTACTATTTGGGAACTGGCTCCAGAAGCAAGTGTTTGGTGAACTAAGAGTATCAGAACTTCAGCATATCAAAGACAAGTTCTGGAACTTTGTATTCTACAAATTTATCTTCATATTTGGCATCATAAATGTTCAAAGCATGGAAGGAGTGATATTATGGGGCTCCTGGTTTTCAGTTATTGGCTTTCTTCACATTCATGCTCAACTTTGCCAAGACAGATTTGAATAT TTATCAATGACTCCCTGTACCCCTCGGCATCGGCACCTTCGTCTGCTCATCCTCTTAGGATCAATACTGGTTTCATCAGGTAtattgtttttggtttgtctCGCCGTTGGTCAGCGGGCCGGATGGATAACTTTCGCCTTGGTGGCTCCGGAATGTGTACTTTTGGCTTTGCGCACCAGCCATGTCATCGCTCGATACATCCTTTACCTGCAGTCTTTCCAGCCGCCTGTTCATCAGCTCTCTCAAG GGTGGAGTCCCGCGTCGTACTACGTGGAGTTGACGGTGGAGATTTCATGCCTGGTTGTAGATTTGGCACACCAT ATCCACATGCTTGTGCGAGCGAATATGCTACTTTCCATGGCATCCTTGGTCATTTTCATGCAATTGCGAGTTTTGTATGAGCAGCTCTGTGGCCGACTCCGCCGGCATGGTAACTATCGGCGAATGCTGCAAATTGTGCAGACAAGCTGTCCTCTGGAACAACGTTACTTCGAACTCGAGTCTGAGTGGGAGGATAACAAATGTGCCATTTGTTGGGAAGCAGCTGCCGTTGCCAGGCGACTTCCATGTGGCCACCACTTTCATCATG GCTGTCTGCTACATTGGCTGGAGCAGGATCCCACTTGTCCAACCTGTCGACGTCAGTTGTTGGAAGATGATTCCAAAAACGGGATCCCTGGTTTGCAGTCCCGTTCCCGTGAGAATGCAAGTTTAACATCTTGGACGAGTTGGAGTCGATTGTTGCAACAAAATGCCGATGCTTCCCTGGGATCAGGTTCAGAAAACTCTCAATTGGAAGGTTTAGCTGAACAG GTTCTTCAGATGTTTCCCGACTATTCATTCGGAGTTCTCATTGATGATCTGCGACAAACAGGCTCTCTCGATTTGACTGTTGAGAATATCTTAGATGGACGTTTGCTGCCGACGCTTCCTAGCTTCCAGCAAGAACCTAGTCTATTAACATTGCCTACGTTCGTTACGAAAGAAGGTAATTCTTGTGAGTCCTCTGAGGAACcggaaaaaatttttgtcgATGATCCCAATGAAAGGCAAAAAATCCTTCATTTTCGTAAGCACGATTTGATTGAAGAAGCTAGAAATCGTTTTCTGCAAAGACAAGTCGTCAATAGCGTTTCCCCTAACCTTGAAAGTTGA
- the LOC116917777 gene encoding LOW QUALITY PROTEIN: tRNA pseudouridine(38/39) synthase (The sequence of the model RefSeq protein was modified relative to this genomic sequence to represent the inferred CDS: deleted 1 base in 1 codon) produces MSNIKIIKPRVARETQDLQTLSKEELIARIQQLESHVTQLRNLLNPKLTSNKQGNKPGSKVFDHKKYAKRHVLLQVAYVGWDYAGFVVQEHTEKTIEAELFKALEKTRLVESRETSNYHRCGRTDKGVSSFGQAVSLDLRSNLSEGKGVFVPDGHQAKVGNTDEIAYVGILNKVLPPEIRVVAWAPVNKTLSARFDCRQRTYHYYFPMANLDIQSMRVAAQYLIGEHDFRNFCKMDVGNGVIKFHRRIIDIQIEAIDNSANSYSMIRLELKGQAFLWHQVRCIVAILFLVGQGKEEVKIIQELLDVESNPRKPQYGMASEVPLNLFSCTYSDEDCQWIYDAETFQYVISGYQMLWTENIVKATMLREMLDSLEKLAGIKIENQLKGLVHGIEPKTYLPLMKRQKCESLEERINAYAKRQRIEVTETKNASA; encoded by the exons ATgtcaaatataaaaattattaaacCTCGTGTTGCACGTGAAACTCAAGATCTTCAGACACTGTCGAAAGAA GAACTTATTGCACGTATCCAACAACTAGAGTCACATGTTACTCAACTAAGAAATTTGCTGAATCCTAAACTCACATCAAATAAACAGGGAAATAAACCTGGCTCTAAAGTGTTTGACCATAAAAA ATATGCCAAGAGACATGTGCTACTACAAGTG GCATATGTTGGATGGGATTATGCTGGCTTTGTTGTACAAgaacacacagaaaaaactATTGAAGCAGAGTTGTTTAAAGCATTAGAGAAAACACGGCTTGTAGAAAGTCGTGAAACAAGCAATTACCacag GTGTGGGAGAACTGATAAAG GTGTCAGCTCGTTTGGGCAG GCAGTGTCTCTTGATCTTCGGTCAAATTTATCAGAAGGCAAAGGAGTTTTTGTACCAGATGGCCATCAAGCTAAAGTTGGGAACACTGATGAAATTGCCTATGTTGGCATACTAAATAAGGTGCTTCCCCCTGAAATTAGGGTGGTGGCATGGGCACCAGTTAACAAAACTCTAAGTGCACGCTTTGACTGCCGCCAAAGAACTTATCACTACTATTTTCCCATGGCCAATCTTGACATTCAG AGTATGAGAGTGGCTGCGCAATACCTCATAGGAGAGCACGATTTTCgcaatttttgtaaaatggaCGTGGGCAATGGCGTCATCAAATTTCATCGACGGATAATAGATATCCAAATTGAAGCAATCGATAATTCAGCGAATAGTTATTCGATGATCCGTTTGGAATTAAAAGGACAAGCTTTTCTTTGGCATCAAGTTAGATGCATTGTAGCGATACTTTTTTTAGTTGGACAGGGCAAAGAAGAGGTGAAAATTATCCAGGAATTGCTTGATGTC GAATCTAATCCACG GAAACCACAGTATGGCATGGCTTCTGAAGTACCTCTTAATCTATTCTCCTGCACCTATTCTGATGAGGACTGCCAATGGATTTATGACGCGGAAACTTTTCAATATGTTATAAGCGGTTATCAGATGCTTTGGACAGAAAATATAGTCAA AGCAACAATGCTAAGAGAAATGCTGGATAGTCTCGAAAAATTAGCAGGCATCAAAATCGAAAATCAGCTAAAAGGACTGGTTCACGGGATTGAACCAAAAACGTACTTGCCACTAATGAAAAGGCAGAAATGCG AAAGTTTGGAAGAGCGTATCAATGCATATGCCAAACGTCAACGGATAGAGGTTACGGAGACTAAAAACGCTTCTGCGTAA